The following proteins come from a genomic window of Thiothrix unzii:
- a CDS encoding carbon-nitrogen hydrolase family protein, whose product MTLIAAVQMAAGPQVQANLMEAGRLIKEAADRGAKMVVLPETFAIMGVTEAERVKVAEVFGNGPIQAFLSQQAKKYGVWLVGGTLPLRSEDEARVYAASLMYNAKGEVVARYNKIHLFDVMLSENQEVYTESDTTMPGNKPVVVDTPFGKVGMAVCYDLRFPELFRHLSEQGAQIFVIPSAFTDVTGKAHWEVLLRARAIENLCYVVAPGQGGYHVNGRTTYGHSMMVDYWGRVRDVLDKEAGIVMIDIDLEALEQTRKTFPVLSHRCPPKNIESGTP is encoded by the coding sequence ATGACATTAATTGCAGCAGTACAAATGGCGGCTGGCCCACAGGTTCAAGCCAATCTGATGGAAGCTGGACGGCTGATTAAAGAAGCTGCGGATCGTGGCGCGAAAATGGTGGTATTGCCAGAAACGTTTGCGATCATGGGTGTAACGGAAGCCGAGCGGGTAAAGGTTGCCGAAGTCTTTGGTAACGGGCCGATTCAGGCATTTCTCAGCCAGCAAGCGAAAAAATACGGCGTATGGCTCGTCGGCGGAACCTTGCCGTTGCGTTCTGAGGATGAGGCGCGGGTTTACGCGGCTTCCCTAATGTACAATGCTAAAGGCGAAGTGGTAGCGCGTTACAATAAAATTCACCTGTTCGATGTCATGCTCAGTGAAAATCAAGAGGTGTATACCGAAAGCGACACCACCATGCCGGGTAATAAGCCTGTGGTGGTCGACACGCCTTTCGGTAAAGTGGGGATGGCGGTTTGTTACGATTTACGCTTCCCCGAATTATTCCGGCATTTATCAGAGCAGGGTGCGCAAATTTTTGTGATTCCGTCTGCTTTTACTGACGTGACCGGCAAAGCGCATTGGGAAGTGCTGTTACGCGCCCGTGCGATTGAAAATTTATGTTACGTGGTGGCTCCGGGACAAGGTGGCTATCATGTCAACGGACGCACGACTTACGGTCACAGCATGATGGTGGATTACTGGGGGCGGGTGCGTGATGTTCTGGATAAAGAAGCAGGCATTGTCATGATTGACATTGATCTTGAGGCTTTGGAACAAACTCGCAAAACCTTCCCGGTGCTTTCCCACCGCTGCCCGCCCAAAAACATTGAATCAGGAACACCATGA
- a CDS encoding YhdP family protein, with the protein MFSSNKQSGFVLRLTYLLLTWFFHAAIFAVALVGLANFWMPLLADYKGVLEKELSGFVGNSVSIGEIRVDRDSETPRWILSNLHLTEDSGYAPIHIEQLALSLDWRESLRTLRLQPADIELRGVEFILRQQGDALPDVQGLSFPLPGQKNTALNVERQSALRISINGGFVHWMDVTNHRTLALDDLQFTGEILPNAITLQAEAAFPSEIGEKLGIDAVLTQAPATDGEPQWNAEIHARTRIFNLAALPSPQLQAYGVDAGGLLLDVNIQSQVGKPLQVRGEGEVTQLNLRGAKNIPALKNITANFHANNQGGKVNIEVKDSELVYATWFERPLALDALQAQLQWQVRDSGWYWELTNLDAKNPDVRLKGAGTLAMPLNKPPDIDLNMTFATQRVVDNVRDYIPALVIDSTEEWLKTAIVSGYVPKGEFVLRGNPADFPFQGKPGIFDIRFDIENGVLAYLPEWPVAKEVQGELRFHNEGMAAKVKRARIMDLDVTGGTVDIPDMLHETHLLLDLKTQGDLYGHMDYLQSAPIGKGLRDFMQVAKFAGDSRLHLKLDVPLDGDVFQRKGVAVDGKVSLQNNSFSIPNYHQAFSKLKGEVRFDQYGVSADAVSGEYLRQPVQMKAATHKTKGMITVDLQQTNEPAAFLPAGLQQLAGYLKGKTPISTRLELPAFDFSSGKRQASLKVHATSQLRGVAVQLPAPLGKTAEAARDVAVDLEIPFDTRLAWQAQVAMSDALNVQARLPQASKAYPAVAIGVGAKPGALPSQGVALIGALPELDLLTLTGFGGLGNKQQSTLAAMPLQADLTIGELHLGKQSLGAAQLTLSGAQTVQAKLTADKLQASVHLPLQQLAAGQVVLDLQQLDFAALETALPPTKSTAKGLSAKDFPALQVTCSECRHGDFPIQHLKLVMQPQQDALAIHHLELRNPSLTLKGEHGTWVTDAAGDSRTTLQTRLSVPDPGQLLASDGQPAGLQGGALQANAKLSWAGSPFGFALNQLQGDGQVTLGKGSLVDVEPGVGRLLGLLDVQRLPSRLALDFNDMTAKGIAFDEISGHFRLDRGLLSTEDTVIKAAAMVAGIQGSSDLIARTHQQQVTVIPNLRSALPVVGVAVGGIGGGALMLLFNSVTQKDAATRLQSSGGFRYEVTGSWDKPAVNEVKSLDTKADVDVFAH; encoded by the coding sequence TTGTTCTCCTCTAATAAACAAAGCGGTTTTGTTTTACGCTTGACGTATTTGCTGCTGACGTGGTTTTTCCACGCGGCTATTTTTGCGGTGGCCTTAGTAGGGTTGGCAAATTTTTGGATGCCGTTGTTAGCCGATTACAAAGGTGTCTTGGAAAAAGAATTATCCGGGTTTGTGGGGAATAGCGTTAGCATCGGCGAAATTCGGGTTGACCGTGACAGCGAAACCCCGCGCTGGATTTTAAGTAATCTGCATTTAACCGAAGACTCTGGTTACGCGCCGATTCACATTGAACAATTAGCTTTAAGCCTTGATTGGCGTGAAAGTTTACGCACCTTACGTTTGCAACCAGCGGATATTGAATTACGTGGTGTGGAATTTATTTTGCGTCAGCAAGGTGATGCGTTGCCGGATGTGCAGGGCTTGAGTTTTCCTTTGCCGGGGCAGAAAAATACCGCATTGAATGTGGAGCGTCAGTCAGCATTACGCATTTCGATTAATGGCGGGTTTGTGCATTGGATGGATGTCACCAATCACCGCACGTTGGCCTTGGATGATTTACAATTCACCGGGGAAATCTTACCCAATGCGATTACCTTGCAGGCAGAGGCGGCATTTCCTTCAGAAATCGGTGAAAAGCTAGGGATTGATGCGGTGCTTACCCAAGCTCCGGCAACCGATGGCGAGCCACAATGGAATGCCGAAATACACGCCCGTACCCGTATTTTTAACCTTGCCGCACTGCCTTCGCCGCAATTACAGGCTTATGGCGTTGATGCGGGTGGTTTGTTATTGGATGTGAATATTCAATCGCAAGTGGGTAAGCCATTGCAGGTGCGCGGCGAAGGCGAAGTGACGCAGTTGAATTTACGCGGGGCCAAAAACATTCCGGCATTAAAAAATATTACCGCCAATTTTCATGCTAATAATCAAGGCGGCAAAGTAAATATTGAGGTAAAAGACAGCGAGTTGGTGTATGCCACGTGGTTTGAGCGTCCGTTGGCATTGGATGCATTACAGGCGCAATTACAATGGCAGGTGCGGGATTCAGGCTGGTATTGGGAATTAACAAATCTTGATGCAAAAAATCCTGATGTTCGGTTGAAAGGTGCAGGTACATTAGCCATGCCTTTAAATAAACCACCCGATATTGACCTGAATATGACGTTTGCTACCCAGCGTGTCGTGGATAATGTGCGTGATTATATTCCCGCTCTGGTAATTGATAGCACTGAAGAATGGTTAAAAACTGCGATTGTTTCAGGTTATGTGCCAAAAGGTGAATTTGTGTTGCGCGGTAATCCAGCCGATTTCCCATTTCAGGGTAAACCAGGTATTTTCGATATTCGCTTTGATATTGAAAATGGCGTATTAGCCTATTTACCTGAATGGCCTGTTGCCAAAGAGGTGCAAGGCGAATTGCGTTTCCATAATGAAGGTATGGCTGCAAAAGTCAAACGTGCCCGTATTATGGATTTGGACGTTACCGGCGGTACGGTTGATATTCCCGATATGTTGCATGAAACCCATTTGTTATTGGATTTAAAAACCCAAGGGGATTTGTACGGGCATATGGATTACTTGCAAAGCGCACCGATTGGCAAGGGTCTGCGGGACTTTATGCAAGTTGCCAAATTTGCCGGTGATTCGCGCCTGCATTTGAAACTGGATGTGCCGCTGGATGGCGATGTATTCCAGCGCAAAGGTGTGGCGGTAGACGGCAAAGTTAGTTTGCAAAATAACAGTTTTAGCATTCCCAATTATCATCAGGCATTTAGCAAGCTCAAGGGTGAAGTGCGTTTTGATCAATACGGGGTGAGTGCGGATGCGGTGAGTGGGGAATATTTACGTCAACCGGTGCAGATGAAAGCGGCTACCCACAAAACCAAGGGTATGATTACGGTTGATTTGCAGCAAACCAATGAGCCAGCAGCATTTTTACCCGCAGGTTTGCAACAGTTAGCAGGGTATTTAAAGGGTAAAACACCGATAAGCACTCGCTTGGAATTACCCGCTTTTGATTTTTCATCCGGTAAGCGTCAAGCCAGCTTGAAGGTTCATGCTACTAGCCAGCTACGCGGCGTTGCGGTGCAATTACCCGCGCCATTGGGGAAAACAGCGGAAGCGGCACGCGATGTCGCGGTGGATTTGGAAATACCGTTTGATACGCGCTTGGCATGGCAAGCGCAGGTAGCAATGAGTGACGCGCTGAATGTGCAGGCACGTTTGCCACAAGCGAGCAAAGCATATCCCGCCGTAGCCATTGGGGTGGGGGCAAAACCGGGTGCGCTGCCATCGCAGGGCGTTGCGCTTATCGGAGCCTTGCCTGAGCTGGATTTGCTGACATTAACAGGCTTCGGTGGTTTGGGAAATAAGCAGCAGAGCACACTTGCCGCAATGCCATTGCAGGCAGATCTGACGATTGGTGAGTTGCATCTAGGCAAACAATCGTTGGGTGCGGCGCAATTGACGCTCAGTGGTGCGCAAACCGTACAGGCTAAATTAACTGCTGACAAACTTCAGGCGAGTGTGCATTTGCCATTGCAGCAGCTTGCCGCAGGGCAGGTGGTTTTGGACTTGCAACAATTGGATTTTGCCGCGTTAGAAACGGCACTGCCTCCTACCAAATCCACGGCTAAAGGGTTGTCAGCCAAAGATTTTCCGGCGTTACAAGTGACTTGTAGTGAATGCCGTCACGGTGATTTTCCGATTCAACACCTGAAATTAGTGATGCAGCCTCAGCAGGACGCACTGGCGATTCATCATCTGGAATTACGTAATCCAAGCCTGACTTTGAAAGGTGAACACGGCACTTGGGTGACGGATGCCGCCGGAGACTCGCGCACCACCTTACAAACCCGTTTGAGTGTGCCCGATCCGGGACAGTTACTTGCCAGTGACGGGCAACCAGCAGGGTTGCAAGGTGGGGCTTTGCAAGCTAATGCTAAACTGTCTTGGGCGGGTTCGCCGTTTGGTTTCGCGCTAAATCAGTTGCAAGGTGACGGGCAGGTTACCCTGGGGAAAGGTTCGTTGGTGGATGTGGAACCGGGCGTCGGGCGGCTGCTGGGCTTATTGGATGTGCAACGCCTGCCGAGTCGGTTAGCCTTGGATTTTAACGATATGACGGCTAAAGGTATTGCCTTTGATGAAATCAGCGGGCATTTTCGGTTGGATCGTGGGTTATTGAGTACCGAGGATACGGTGATTAAAGCCGCCGCAATGGTGGCTGGGATTCAGGGCAGTTCAGATTTGATTGCCCGCACTCATCAGCAACAGGTGACGGTGATTCCTAACTTGCGTTCGGCCTTGCCGGTAGTTGGGGTGGCGGTTGGCGGCATTGGTGGTGGGGCATTAATGTTGCTGTTTAATTCGGTGACGCAAAAAGATGCTGCGACGCGCCTACAAAGCTCCGGTGGTTTCCGTTATGAGGTGACAGGATCATGGGATAAGCCCGCCGTGAATGAGGTAAAATCATTAGACACAAAGGCAGATGTTGATGTTTTCGCGCATTGA
- the rng gene encoding ribonuclease G — MSAELLINVTPQESRVALLENGCLQEVLIERTSRKGIVGNIYKGKVSRVLPGMEAAFIDIGLEKSAFLHASDLTHPSLEEFNGHTIPRPTLQISELLYEGKKLLVQVIKDPLGTKGARLTTHVTLPSRFLVLMPDNSNIGVSGKIEAGEERERLRLLIEQLRTEFGDDHGYIIRTAAEGISEDELRRDMSFLLKLWKSIASTAAESPAPTLVYSDLPLVLRVLRDMVGEKISRVLIDSRETASKVIEFSQKYIPDLAGVIEHYPGERPIFDLHGVEEEIQKALQRKVPLKSGGYLIIDQTEAMTTIDVNTGGFVGSRNLEETIFRTNLEAAQTIARQLRLRNLGGIIIIDFIDMLQHDHRQQVLKLLEKSLERDYAKTYVCDVSPLGLVEMTRKRTRESLEHVLCQACPTCGGNGFVKTAETVCYEIFREILRAVRQFDARELLVLASQEVVDLLLDEESDSLAELQQFVGIPIRLQVEALYIQEHFDVVLL, encoded by the coding sequence ATGAGCGCAGAATTATTAATTAATGTGACCCCGCAAGAATCGCGGGTTGCGTTACTCGAAAACGGTTGTTTACAGGAGGTGCTGATTGAGCGCACTTCCCGTAAAGGCATTGTTGGTAATATTTACAAGGGTAAAGTGAGTCGCGTGCTACCGGGTATGGAAGCCGCGTTTATTGATATTGGTTTAGAAAAATCCGCTTTTTTACACGCTTCTGATTTAACACACCCCTCTTTGGAAGAATTTAACGGGCATACTATCCCGCGTCCGACCCTGCAAATCAGTGAATTATTGTACGAAGGCAAAAAATTGCTGGTGCAAGTCATCAAAGATCCGTTAGGTACTAAAGGCGCACGGCTTACGACGCACGTTACCTTGCCTTCGCGTTTTTTGGTGTTAATGCCGGACAATAGTAATATCGGGGTTTCGGGTAAAATTGAAGCCGGTGAAGAGCGCGAACGTTTGCGTTTATTAATTGAACAATTACGTACCGAATTTGGTGATGATCACGGCTATATTATTCGCACCGCAGCGGAAGGTATCAGCGAAGATGAATTGCGCCGCGATATGTCTTTTTTGCTCAAATTGTGGAAAAGCATTGCCAGTACCGCTGCCGAATCGCCTGCACCGACCTTGGTTTATTCGGATTTACCCTTGGTATTACGGGTATTGCGCGATATGGTGGGGGAAAAAATCAGCAGGGTATTAATTGATTCGCGTGAAACTGCCAGTAAAGTGATTGAGTTTAGCCAGAAATACATTCCTGATTTGGCGGGTGTGATTGAGCATTACCCCGGTGAACGCCCGATTTTCGATTTACACGGGGTGGAAGAGGAAATTCAAAAAGCCTTACAGCGTAAAGTGCCGCTGAAATCCGGTGGCTATTTGATTATTGACCAAACCGAAGCAATGACTACCATTGACGTGAATACCGGTGGTTTTGTGGGGAGCCGTAATCTCGAAGAAACGATTTTCCGCACCAATTTAGAGGCAGCACAAACCATTGCGCGGCAATTACGCTTACGCAATTTAGGCGGCATTATCATTATCGACTTTATTGATATGCTGCAACACGATCATCGCCAGCAAGTATTAAAGCTGTTGGAGAAATCCCTAGAACGTGATTATGCCAAAACTTACGTTTGTGATGTTTCGCCGTTGGGTTTGGTGGAAATGACGCGCAAACGTACCCGTGAGAGTTTGGAACACGTTTTGTGTCAGGCTTGTCCTACGTGTGGTGGTAATGGTTTTGTGAAAACTGCTGAAACGGTGTGTTACGAGATTTTTCGGGAAATTTTACGCGCAGTACGCCAATTCGATGCGCGGGAGTTATTGGTGCTGGCTTCTCAGGAAGTCGTGGATTTATTACTGGATGAGGAGTCCGATAGTCTGGCTGAATTACAACAGTTTGTAGGCATTCCCATTCGCCTGCAAGTCGAAGCTTTGTATATTCAAGAGCATTTCGACGTTGTTCTCCTCTAA
- a CDS encoding Maf family protein — protein MTAPLLILASASPRRYELLTQIGVPCRVETADVDESPLADETPEALVLRLAQQKAQAVWQRLAATPDGLPLPVLGADTLGLLDGELLLKPRDFADAQALLRRMSGRWHTIFTAVALVTATGTSVVLNRNAVKFRSVSDAEILAYWRTGEPCDKAGAYAIQGRGAVFVERLEGSYSGVMGLPLFETAQLLAAAGIKTM, from the coding sequence ATGACAGCTCCGTTGTTAATTTTAGCATCGGCCTCACCTCGGCGTTACGAGTTGTTAACCCAAATCGGCGTGCCTTGTCGGGTGGAGACAGCGGATGTGGACGAATCACCATTAGCAGATGAAACGCCCGAAGCCTTAGTATTACGGTTAGCGCAGCAAAAAGCTCAAGCCGTGTGGCAACGTTTAGCGGCAACGCCCGACGGATTGCCTTTGCCGGTGTTGGGGGCGGATACCTTGGGGTTGCTAGACGGTGAGTTATTGCTTAAACCGCGAGACTTTGCTGATGCGCAAGCGTTATTACGGCGTATGTCCGGGCGTTGGCACACCATTTTTACTGCGGTCGCTTTAGTCACAGCGACGGGGACATCGGTGGTGCTCAATCGCAATGCGGTTAAGTTCCGTTCAGTCTCTGATGCAGAAATTCTGGCATACTGGCGAACTGGGGAGCCATGTGACAAAGCGGGTGCTTACGCCATTCAGGGGCGTGGAGCGGTGTTTGTCGAACGCTTAGAAGGTTCGTATTCCGGCGTAATGGGTTTGCCCTTGTTTGAGACGGCACAATTGCTGGCAGCCGCTGGCATAAAAACGATGTAA
- the rlmH gene encoding 23S rRNA (pseudouridine(1915)-N(3))-methyltransferase RlmH — MRIHLLAVGTKMPAWVNTGTQEYANRMPPQCQLQIREISAEKRTKNSDLQRIRQTEGEKLLAAIPDGSLVVTLDVRGKAWSTEQLSQQLDAWMMSGRDVALLVGGPEGLSPACLQRAEQSWSLSPLTFPHPLVRIVVAEQLFRAWSILTNHPYHRGD; from the coding sequence GTGCGGATTCACCTATTGGCAGTCGGCACTAAAATGCCTGCGTGGGTCAACACCGGAACGCAAGAATACGCGAACCGGATGCCCCCGCAATGTCAGTTGCAGATTCGTGAAATTTCAGCGGAAAAGCGCACCAAAAACAGCGATTTGCAACGCATTCGTCAAACCGAAGGTGAAAAATTGCTGGCTGCCATTCCCGATGGCAGTTTGGTGGTAACGCTGGATGTACGTGGTAAAGCTTGGTCGACGGAACAACTCTCGCAACAGTTGGACGCTTGGATGATGTCCGGGCGTGATGTTGCGTTATTGGTGGGTGGCCCTGAAGGTTTATCTCCGGCGTGCTTGCAACGTGCTGAACAAAGCTGGTCACTATCACCATTAACCTTCCCGCATCCCTTGGTGCGGATTGTGGTTGCTGAGCAATTATTCCGCGCTTGGAGCATTTTGACGAACCATCCTTACCATCGGGGCGACTAA